ACCGGGCTGTCCGACGGCAGTGCGTTGTTGACGGTCAGCAGCACGGAGCCACTGTTCTCGCCGGCCTCCGACGCCCAGCTCAAGCGGTTGCACCAGGTGCCCGGGCCCGCCGGACGTTCCGTCGAGATGGCCGGCGTCGCGCAGGTCAACCGCGACAGCGTCGACGCGGTGACGGACCGGCTTCCGTTGGTGCTGGGCGTGATGGCCGTGATCACCTTTATCTTGCTGTTCCTGCTGACCGGCAGCGTGCTGTTGCCGCTGAAGGCGCTGATGTGCAACGTGCTGTCGCTGACCGCGGCGTTCGGCGCGCTGGTGTGGATTTTCCAGGAGGGCCATCTCGGCGCGCTGGGAACGACGCCGAGCGGCACGCTGGTGGCGAACATGCCGGTGCTGTTGTTCTGCATCGCGTTCGGCTTGTCGATGGACTACGAGGTGTTCCTGATCTCGCGGATCCGCGAGTACTGGCTGCAGTACCGGCCGATGGCGTCGACGGCCAAAGAGGCGCACGCCGCCAACGACGAGGCGGTGGCGCACGGCGTCGCGCGCACCGGCCGGGTGATCACCGCCGCCGCGCTGGTGATGTCGATGTCGTTCGCCGCGTTGATCGCCGCGCACGTGTCGTTCATGCGGATGTTCGGTCTGGGCCTGACCCTGGCCGTGTTCGTCGACGCGACGCTGGTGCGGATGGTCCTGGTTCCGGCGTTCATGCACGTGATGGGCCGCTGGAACTGGTGGGCGCCCAAGCCGTTGATGTGGCTGCACCAGCGGTTCGGCATCAGCGAGGGACCGGCCGAACCGGCCGCGCCGATCGAGCCGATCGCGATCTCGGTGGAGCACAACGGCTACCCGGTCGCCGAGCCGGTGACTAAAATCGGTTGAGCTTGGCTGATGCCGGGGGGCAGCGCCGATAGCCAAGCCGGGGACCGCCAATTACCCGCGCCGGTTGGCTTTATGCTGAGGCCCGTTCCGAATCGAATAGGTGGGGGATGACTACAACAGCGCCAGCAACATTCGAGAACCCGTTCTTCGCGCGGGTGTGGCCGGTCGCCGCCGCTCACGAGACGGCGGCGGTCCGCGCTCTGCGCCGGGAGAACCTGGCGGGCTTGTCGGGCCGGGTGCTCGAAGTCGGTGCGGGTATCGGAACGAACTTCCCGAACTACCCCGCGTCCGTCGCGCAGGTGGTCGCGATGGAACCCGAGCCGCGCCTGTTGGCCCGGGCGCGGGTGGCCGCCGCGGCCGCGTCCGTTCCGGTGGTTTTGACCAACGAGACCGTGGAGGAGTTCCGCGGCGGAGCGCCGTTCGACGCGGTGGTGTGCTCGCTGGTGCTGTGCTCGGTGCGCGATCCCGCGATGGTGCTGCGGCGGCTGTACGAATTACTGCGGCCGGGCGGGGAGTTGCGCTATCTCGAGCACGTGGCCAGCTCCGGTATCCGCGGTCGGCTGCAGCGGTTCGCCGACCGGACGGTGTGGCCGCGGTTCCTGGGTAACTGCCACACCCATCGCGATACCGAGCGCGCGATCGTCGAGGCCGGGTTCGAGGTGGACAGCTCCCGGCGGGAGTGGACGCTGCCCGCCTGGTCGCCGATGCCGGTATCGGAGCTGTTGCTGGGACGCGCGCGACGGCCCTCTTAGTTACGCCGAGACTGCGTTCAGGGCGTGCGATTTCGAGCGGATCGCGATCTGTGCGCAGACTCGACGCCTTCGCGAAACGCCAACGCGTCCCGGACTCGCCCGATGATGTCGGTAGGACGATCCGATGCGGTCACCCGGATGACGATCCAGCCGAGCCGCTCCAATGCCTCACTGCGACGAATGTCTTTCGTGTACTGCCAGCGGTCGAGCCGATGCTGCTCGCCGTCGTACTCGACGGCGACCATGACCTCCTCCCATCCCATGTCGAGGTAGTACACCTGCGTTCCACTTTTTGCGGCCACCAGCACGGGGATCTGGGTCGCGGGTCGCGGCAAGCCCGCCCGGATGAGTAGGAGCCGCAGCCACGTCTCTTTCGGCGACTGCGAACCGGGATCGACTAGTTCGAGCACTGGTTGCAGCCGCCTCAGGTCGCGTGCGCCACGATGCTGGTCGGCAATTTGGAGGACCTCGTTTACCTGGGTGCCCGTCGCTCGCATGAGGGCGTCCAAATATGCAATCGACATACCCGTCGCCGTGCGGCGACCAATGTCGAAGGCGGTGCGCTCCGGCGTCGTCACCGGAATACCCGCGACGACCCTGACCTCCTCTTCACGAAGCCGCATGTCGTAGGTCCGCACGCCGCGTGGCGGCCGCGCGTTCGACCAAATCAATTCGATGGGTAGGTGTTCGTCCACCCATTTACAGCCATGCCATGCGGCCGCGGTCAGCCCTCCAAGCACCCCCCGCCGATGCGACCACAGCCAGGCCGCCACCGCTCTGTCACGCAGCGTCAGTTGTTGATCGCGTCGCACATACACGTCGGGAAACACCGCGCGGAATCGGGAGCGCAGCTGATGCTTTCGCAGCGTTCCGGCTTTGACCGCCTCGCTGCCAACAAACGGTGCAACCCTCGTCATGAGCGCAGGCTCGTGGATCACTCGGACAGAGACACATCGAGACTGCGCTCAGCGCGCAATTGTGTGGAGGAAGCGCGATCTGTGCGCAGTCTCGGCGAGATCTACCGCAGCAGGGCCGGCAGTTTTTGCAGCAGCCCCGGCAGTGCCTGACTCGCCGACTCGCGGATGCTGAGCGTGACACTGCCCGACAGCGGGGTGGGCTCGGGATTGACCTCGATCACGGTGACGCCGCGCGAGAGGGCGAGATCGGCGAGGCCGGCGGCTGGGTAGACGATCGCCGAGGTTCCGACGACCACCATCACGTCGGCCGTCTGGGTCGCCTCGACGGCCTGGCTCCACGGGCCCTCGGGCAGCTGCTCGCCGAACCAGACGATGTCGGGCCGGATCAGCCCGCCGCACCGGGGGCACAGTGGCGGCTGCACCTCGAGCGCCGGTTCGGGCATCTCGGGCAGGGTGTCGCGATAGGGCAGATCGCAACTCGCGCAACGGAATTCGAAGAGGCTGCCGTGCAGGTGGTGGACCGGACTGCTGCCCGCGCGCTCGTGCAGGTCGTCGACGTTCTGGGTGACGACGCTGACCTCGGCGTAGTCCTGCCAGGCGGCGATGGCCCGGTGCCCGTCGTTGGGTTCGACGGTGCCCACCAGGTAGTGCCGCCACAGATACCAGCCCCACACCCGCTCGGGGTTGTTGAGCCAGCCCTGAGTGCTGGACAGCTCGTAGGGGTCGAAGCGGGCCCACAATCCGTTCTTGTCGTCGCGAAATGTCGGCACTCCGCTCTCCGCGGAGATCCCTGCGCCGCTGAGCACCGTCACTCGCATAGCCACCAACATAGCGGTGGTTGGGGTAATACTGGATACGTGGAGCTGGGCGAATGGCTACGGGTCGACCTCAAAGGCGGCCGGCCGCTGTTCGACCAGCTCCGGACGCAGGTCATCGACGGCGTGCGGGAAGGCGCCTTGGCGCCCGGCAGCCGCTTGCCGACCGTGCGCGAGCTGGCCGGCCAACTCGGAGTGGCCGTCAACACGGTCGCGCGCGCCTACCGTGAGCTCGAGACCGCGGCCATTGTCGAAACTCGTGGGCGCTTCGGCACTTTCATCGCCCGCTACGATCCGACCGACGCGGCGATGGCGGCCGCGGCCCGTGAGTACGTCCATGTCGCTCACGGACTCGGGCTGGGCAAGGCCGACGCGCTGCGTTACATCGAGGCCGTGCCCGACGAGGGCTAGCCGAATTCCAGCAGCGTCAAGCACGGCCGCAGCGCTTGTAACATGCGCGCGCGATAGATCATCTGCACGGCGGCGTTGAACGCGCGACCGCGCCCCGGCGGCAGCCGCAAATCCTGCACCGCGCGGACTCCCGGCACGGTGTTCACCAGGTCGGCGAGCTGGGCGACCGACAGGCTGAAAGGCAACGGCGGCCCCTTGTAGCGTCGCGAGGTTCGCATCCCGCGCCGGCTCACTCTGGAGACCCAGGCCGGCGGT
The Mycobacterium sp. 050128 genome window above contains:
- a CDS encoding class I SAM-dependent methyltransferase: MTTTAPATFENPFFARVWPVAAAHETAAVRALRRENLAGLSGRVLEVGAGIGTNFPNYPASVAQVVAMEPEPRLLARARVAAAAASVPVVLTNETVEEFRGGAPFDAVVCSLVLCSVRDPAMVLRRLYELLRPGGELRYLEHVASSGIRGRLQRFADRTVWPRFLGNCHTHRDTERAIVEAGFEVDSSRREWTLPAWSPMPVSELLLGRARRPS
- a CDS encoding DUF559 domain-containing protein; this translates as MTRVAPFVGSEAVKAGTLRKHQLRSRFRAVFPDVYVRRDQQLTLRDRAVAAWLWSHRRGVLGGLTAAAWHGCKWVDEHLPIELIWSNARPPRGVRTYDMRLREEEVRVVAGIPVTTPERTAFDIGRRTATGMSIAYLDALMRATGTQVNEVLQIADQHRGARDLRRLQPVLELVDPGSQSPKETWLRLLLIRAGLPRPATQIPVLVAAKSGTQVYYLDMGWEEVMVAVEYDGEQHRLDRWQYTKDIRRSEALERLGWIVIRVTASDRPTDIIGRVRDALAFREGVESAHRSRSARNRTP
- a CDS encoding SIR2 family NAD-dependent protein deacylase, which codes for MRVTVLSGAGISAESGVPTFRDDKNGLWARFDPYELSSTQGWLNNPERVWGWYLWRHYLVGTVEPNDGHRAIAAWQDYAEVSVVTQNVDDLHERAGSSPVHHLHGSLFEFRCASCDLPYRDTLPEMPEPALEVQPPLCPRCGGLIRPDIVWFGEQLPEGPWSQAVEATQTADVMVVVGTSAIVYPAAGLADLALSRGVTVIEVNPEPTPLSGSVTLSIRESASQALPGLLQKLPALLR
- a CDS encoding GntR family transcriptional regulator, with product MELGEWLRVDLKGGRPLFDQLRTQVIDGVREGALAPGSRLPTVRELAGQLGVAVNTVARAYRELETAAIVETRGRFGTFIARYDPTDAAMAAAAREYVHVAHGLGLGKADALRYIEAVPDEG